The DNA segment CGCCGTGGAAATTAAGGGCGAAGACCTCTTTGCTTCTTGCGGTCGAGCTACCTATTATGAGGATGAAGAAAAGATTGTCCTGGAAGGGGAGCCCCAATTAATTCAAATTAAAGAAGGAAACCGTTTTCAGGGAGAGGAGATCATCTATTATACTGAAGACGAACGGATTAAAATCATAGGCGGTGTGGAGGCCACCCTATTCCCTAAAAAATGAGTTCCAGATTATTCTTAATCCTCTCCCCTGAGGGCTTATCGTTACCCACAAATAATTCTTCGTGTCCTTCGTGGTTTTTAAAAGATGTGGGTAAAGATAAGGAGGGTGAGGGGGATTGCCTCTCCAAGAGACGAACCTACTTAAGTCAAATGTTACAGACCCGTAGGGGCACGTTGCCACGTGCCCCTACCACTCGAAAGATGCTTAAAGCCAAGAACCTAGTGAAGACATACGGCCGGCGACGAGTAGTTGATGAAGTCAACCTTGAGGTGAAAAGAGGAGAGATAGTGGGTCTCCTCGGCCCTAATGGGGCCGGCAAGACCACTACTTTTTACTGTTTGGTTGGTCTCATCTCTCCGTTAAGTGGTCAGGTTATGCTTGATGGTGAAGAGATCACCAGGCTGCCCATGTATAAACGGGCTAGGAAGGGAATAGGTTATCTTTCTCAGGAACCTTCTGTTTTTCAGAAACTTACCGTAGAGGAGAATATGCTGGCTATCCTTCAGACCCTTAAGTTGAATAAAAGTGAGCGTCAAGAGAGATTGACCACCCTATTGAATGAATTAAAGATTACGCATTTAGCCAAACAGCAGGCCTATACCCTTTCCGGTGGTGAACGGAGACGAACAGAGATTGCCCGGGCAATGGTTACTTCACCTGCCTTTATCCTTCTCGATGAACCCTTTGTCGGGATTGACCCTATTGCTGTGGCTGATATTCAACAGATTATCAGCCGGCTTAAAGAAAATGGATTAGGGGTGCTGATTACCGACCATTCTGTTCGAGAGACTCTGGAAGTAACTGACCGGGCTTACATTATGTACCAGGGTAAAATTCTCATTCATGGCACTGCCCTTGAATTGGTCAACGATCCTAAAGCCAGGGAGATATATCTTGGAGAGCGATTTCGGATGGAAACTATAGGCTGAAGGCGGAAGGCTAAGGAAGGCAGGCAAGGACGATGGCAGGCAGGACAAAGAAATTCAGGGGAAAACAAAGCCCTGAGGCAAAGGGAAGGGCAAGGTCTAAAGAGAGCCATCATGAGTTAGGCCTTTCCCTTGAGGGGCGCCTCAAGCTTTTCTTCAGGCGAAATCGAGTAGTCCTGTGGGCCGGCAGTATCTTCTCTTTTTGCATCTTGTTGTCTATCTTAGCCTACTCTATGTTTCTTGAGAGCGGGGCTTCCCTCAACCTTAGGATATTTACCGCCAGGGCGACCAGCCTCATCTTAAGTCTGTTTAGCATCCCAACCGAGGTTAAGGGCACGATCGTCTCCTCCAGCGATTTTTCCATCGATGTGGTCACTGAATGCATCGGCGTTGTTCCCATGCTTATCTTTGCCTCTGCTGTGCTGGCCTATCCGAGTAAAATCAAACAGAAGTTAGCTGGTATAGGCCTTAGTATAGTGAGTATATACCTGCTCAACCTGGTTCGCACCGTGAGCCTCTTTTACCTTGGGGCCGCCTATCCTGACCTCTTCAAGACCGCTCATCTGGTGGTTTGGCAGGCCTTAATAATTTTATTTACCGTTATTCTGTGGCTCTTCTGGCTGGAGAAAATAGTTAAAGAAGGATGTAATTAATGGCTAAGACAGTACTGATTACCAAATATTAGCGGGGTGTCTGGGGGTAAGACCATGCTAAGATTTTCTTTATTTGCTCTTAAGGCCACCATCCTTCTCATTATCATTTCCTTACTTTGGCCTTTGGCAGCTCCAAGTTATGACCGTTTTTTAGTGGGGATATCAAATAAACTTTCCTCCTCAGAAATTACCTTGGTAGGTGAAAATCGCATCAGGTTGTGTAAAAATGGAGACAAGAAGTGGGGCATTGACAGCCTGGGCCTTCATGTCGGCCTTATATTGGTTACCGCGCTCAGCATGGCTACGCCCCGCTTAAAGCTTTGGCAGCGTCTCAAATTCATTGGTATAGTCTGGATACTTGTGTGGGTTACCCATGTGGCCACTCTTCTGATATTGGCCGGTAAAAAGCTCCCCGAGAAGGAAGATTTCCTCCTTATTTTCCTTTTGTCAATCGGCCGCGAGCTTTTTCCCATGGTGATCTGGGGAGTCTTGTCTTTTAGGTGCTGGTTTCCACGTCGGGCCGATTTAGCCGCCAATTAACCCCTGTCCGTGCCTTGGATGATTGCTTAGGCCACGACGGGGCAACCACCAGCCACGGCCTCAAATTATTTGTTATTTCACCCTCCCCTAACCCCTCCCATCAAGGGAGGGGAAGCTCTTATGCCGACGCTGTCAGGACAAAAGGAGATGAAACTTAACCCATAGCACTATAATCTGTAATGAGCTTACTTTTTTAACTTGATTTTGAGTAGATACGAAATTAATTAAGCCCCGCCGGGGCGAAGGAGAAAATAGGAGGTGTTCTTTTGAGAAAGATTATGATGCTGGTGTTGTTAGGATTGATCGGACGAGGTGCTCAGGTGGCGGCCGAAGCCCTTCCCTGTCAATACGACATAGATGTCCGATTGAATCCCCTCAATCATACCTTGGCAGGCACAGAGGTATTAACCCTTCAGAATACCACTGACATGGCCTTAGAAGAGATTCACCTGGTGCTGGGGGGCAATTTCCTCGCCCAACCTAATCCCCATATTCATCCCATCCTGGTTGACTACGGTTATTCCCAGGGGTTTGATCCTGGCTGGACAAAGATCACCGGTGTTAAAGATAAGGCAGGGCAAAGCCTGAGCTTTCACTATGAAAACGCCCCGGAGATCATCCAAAATTACTCTTTGGAAAACGTTATTGGGGTAGTGAAACTGCCCCAGCCCCTTGAACCTGGTGAATTACTAAGCCTTGAAATAGCCTTTGAGACCCGATTCCCTGAAAATTACCTGATGGGTGATAACTCTTGCTTCCGGGAGACATATACCTGGCGATTTGGCTGGAATCCTATCTTGAGGTTCAGGGATAATGGGGCCTGGAGCGATAAGATGACCTGGGGAGCCGGGGATTACCAGGTCAGGCTTTGGGTGCCGGCTGAATTTAAGGTGGCCTCGGGTGCGGATATTCAGACCGAGGAACTAACGGGGGAAGAGAAGGTAGTCACCATGGGATCCCGGATGGTAATGGGTATTCCGTTGTCTATCAGCCAGCATTACCAGGAATTGACTGTTGATTACTCGATTCCAACTACCATTTATTACCTGCCCAAACACAAAAGGGCGGCCCTCAAACTGAAACCACTGGTGGGAAAAATAATCGATTACTACCACCAAAAATTAGGCCGCTTTCCCAGATCGAGGCTGGTGGTAGTTGACAATAACATTTATGGTGGTATGGCGGCTGATGGCATGGTCATCCTCGGCCGGGAGGCCTTCAAGGAGAGAGATTTGCTTGTGCCCAACCTCTTCGATCGTCTCTGGGAATATATCCTGGCCCATGAAATCGGCCACCTCTGGTTTGGACTTTCAGTCAACCCTGACTTTGACCGGGATAATTTTCTCTCTGAGGCCTTGGCCGAATTTGTCTCCATCTCTTATTTTGAGGATCAATATGGTCTAAGAGGCGGCAACCTCTTGGATAATGAAAACAAAGGACTCCTTTACTCCCTCATCTTTCCCTTTCTTTCCCGGGCCAACCTGAGGGAGCACCTCTCAGAGTTTCCTTATCGGGAGGTGATAAAAGATCATCGGGATGAGGAGATAATTAAACACTATAGAGAGTTAGAATACGCTGAGACGGGTGTTACCAGGATCTATAATAAGGGCTATCTGGTAGTCAGAAATTTGGCTCACCTCATTGGTGAGGATAAATTCTGGGAGATACTCTCAGCCTACGCCCAGGAATTTGCCGCAAAGAATCCGACCTCTGAGGACTTTGAGCGATTCACCCAGACCAGAACTGACATTGACCTAACCTCTTTCTTCCACGATTGGCTTCACGGGAGAGACCGGGTTGACTATGCCATTAAAAAGGTAAAAAGCGAATCCAGCGGCACCGGCTACCTGACTAAAGTCTCCCTCGAAAATAAGGGGACAATAGAAACTCCGATTGAGGTAGAGATAACCACAGATGAAGGCGAGATGGTGAGAGAAAGATATGCGGCCGGCTCCGGGGAGGTAGCTTTCCACACCAGGGGGAAGGTAGAGAAGGTGGTCATAGATCCTGATTTCAGGGTGCCTGATGTCAACCGGCTTGATAA comes from the bacterium genome and includes:
- the xrtH gene encoding exosortase H, whose protein sequence is MAGRTKKFRGKQSPEAKGRARSKESHHELGLSLEGRLKLFFRRNRVVLWAGSIFSFCILLSILAYSMFLESGASLNLRIFTARATSLILSLFSIPTEVKGTIVSSSDFSIDVVTECIGVVPMLIFASAVLAYPSKIKQKLAGIGLSIVSIYLLNLVRTVSLFYLGAAYPDLFKTAHLVVWQALIILFTVILWLFWLEKIVKEGCN
- a CDS encoding M1 family aminopeptidase — its product is MRKIMMLVLLGLIGRGAQVAAEALPCQYDIDVRLNPLNHTLAGTEVLTLQNTTDMALEEIHLVLGGNFLAQPNPHIHPILVDYGYSQGFDPGWTKITGVKDKAGQSLSFHYENAPEIIQNYSLENVIGVVKLPQPLEPGELLSLEIAFETRFPENYLMGDNSCFRETYTWRFGWNPILRFRDNGAWSDKMTWGAGDYQVRLWVPAEFKVASGADIQTEELTGEEKVVTMGSRMVMGIPLSISQHYQELTVDYSIPTTIYYLPKHKRAALKLKPLVGKIIDYYHQKLGRFPRSRLVVVDNNIYGGMAADGMVILGREAFKERDLLVPNLFDRLWEYILAHEIGHLWFGLSVNPDFDRDNFLSEALAEFVSISYFEDQYGLRGGNLLDNENKGLLYSLIFPFLSRANLREHLSEFPYREVIKDHRDEEIIKHYRELEYAETGVTRIYNKGYLVVRNLAHLIGEDKFWEILSAYAQEFAAKNPTSEDFERFTQTRTDIDLTSFFHDWLHGRDRVDYAIKKVKSESSGTGYLTKVSLENKGTIETPIEVEITTDEGEMVRERYAAGSGEVAFHTRGKVEKVVIDPDFRVPDVNRLDNCKPRRVAVDFSSLFFPPLDAYYLSPFLLSLHFGYARDFGLSLYPYIEEDEEENILIGGGGQFFKDLGWDRQFYLGADYYPKDQEWQARTGLVLAIHRAPNIGVTGRVNQPTHLFYPYLEYHREKDKHTYHSMGLGWSYDDFIKRLFQVYLDIETSIPSADRYEFSKFDAYALKGFKTPIPNLIFGMDLWASRITGPKRPIHLELEDLVLKEGKAGEASIAGQASLLYPLLREREFKILNTVIFEELETWLSYEGGRLYDDEELVEKEDTVKGELVLGFTTIDGLRFGLRTGYAKSLLDSRDKTYLTFSGRIW
- the lptB gene encoding LPS export ABC transporter ATP-binding protein, whose amino-acid sequence is MLKAKNLVKTYGRRRVVDEVNLEVKRGEIVGLLGPNGAGKTTTFYCLVGLISPLSGQVMLDGEEITRLPMYKRARKGIGYLSQEPSVFQKLTVEENMLAILQTLKLNKSERQERLTTLLNELKITHLAKQQAYTLSGGERRRTEIARAMVTSPAFILLDEPFVGIDPIAVADIQQIISRLKENGLGVLITDHSVRETLEVTDRAYIMYQGKILIHGTALELVNDPKAREIYLGERFRMETIG